A segment of the Diachasmimorpha longicaudata isolate KC_UGA_2023 chromosome 5, iyDiaLong2, whole genome shotgun sequence genome:
GTTGACGTAACTGTGCCCTCTTCAAACTTGTCATCAATTGACTGGATTGGTACAGCCAGCTAGCCTGCAAATATCGTAAATTTTTAGAGGCATCAACCAATTGTAGTCGTTCATAGCTCTGGAGTTGATGAAAGTATTCACTTACCACCATTATCATACAATTCATCAATATCGGCACGGAAAATACAATAGATATAAATAGACCCTTAGAATCGAAATATTGTTGCCTGGAGAAGACCCTGTAAtgaagtaaataaattaataaaagtaAATGGATAAAGTCCTCcagtttgaaaaatactatgGACATTGTTGGTCAGTACCTCCAATTACTGGCGGCCATTTCATTGATGCTCTCCGAGAAGTAGACGAGTAAAACTGAAACAAAGATTACGATAAGGTGAAACCTTTTCTCATAAGATCCCCTAAGAATGGAAATTATCAACTCACGTAATACGAGGAATAACAATATTTGGAAGTTGGCGTGATTTCGGGTCATTAAGGCAGTCATGGTAACTGCAACGTGAAAGACGAGGAGAAGTGCTAACCATGGATCCCTCCATTCAATCTGAAACATAAAACACAGCGtaaatttttatgacaatttattctcaatttcACATAAGatgttcaattgaaaatcGTGGCAGAATCTCTGAATAATTCTATCAGATTTCTGAATCGAATTAGAATTTATCCTGTACAATAATTCCTATTGATTATCCAATAAAATAAGTCCACAATAAACAGAAAGTTTGGTGGAAATTCAACACTATTGTCTATTGAACTTGTTAggcttttcaaatattttttcttgcaTGCCTAATCTCCAACGATCTTCCGCATCGTATCATCACAATTGCGTCTATCTAATGAAAAATCTTCTCTCGTCATGCTGACGTCAACAAACCAATGGCTCGATTCACAATGAATGGAAtctaaaaataagaaaaatccaATTGCCTCCTCCACTATGAAGAGCTAATTACGATCGAAATGTGACAATAGGCCAC
Coding sequences within it:
- the LOC135162091 gene encoding transmembrane protein 18-like isoform X3; this encodes MTAAKHLIVIEWRDPWLALLLVFHVAVTMTALMTRNHANFQILLFLVLLLLVYFSESINEMAASNWRVFSRQQYFDSKGLFISIVFSVPILMNCMIMVASWLYQSSQLMTSLKRAQLRQQAKNRQSDSDSPTPKLKSKAE
- the LOC135162091 gene encoding transmembrane protein 18-like isoform X2, which gives rise to MLKSESSTTDTIDGIWPFLQSIEWRDPWLALLLVFHVAVTMTALMTRNHANFQILLFLVLLLLVYFSESINEMAASNWRVFSRQQYFDSKGLFISIVFSVPILMNCMIMVASWLYQSSQLMTSLKRAQLRQQAKNRQSDSDSPTPKLKSKAE
- the LOC135162091 gene encoding transmembrane protein 18-like isoform X4 yields the protein MFIWLCIEWRDPWLALLLVFHVAVTMTALMTRNHANFQILLFLVLLLLVYFSESINEMAASNWRVFSRQQYFDSKGLFISIVFSVPILMNCMIMVASWLYQSSQLMTSLKRAQLRQQAKNRQSDSDSPTPKLKSKAE